One Nitrospira sp. MA-1 genomic window, AAAGTTAGGCGTTGCGGCCGTCATTCGGAACCGGATGACTCACAAATACCACAGCGATGGCACGGTCAAAGGCACGGTTCTTCGTGCCAAACAGTTTGAGCCATGGATCGGGCGGAATCCAAACGAAGTGAAATTTGATCAAACGAATCGAAAAATGCAAGAAAGTTTATTAGCCTGGAGGCTTGTGCAAGACGGTCGGAAGGTAGTGGATGGGGCTGTGCTGTTTTATAATCCCAAACTGGTCAAGACCCCCCATTGGGCTCAGGTCAACCGAAAAGTGGCCCAAATTGGCGGACACGAATTCTTTAATAAGCACACCATTTAACTAGTCATTGCCTGCACGCGTTTTTCGTAAATTCTTAGGCCGAGTCGCACTGCATCCCCCATCCTCAATACGTTTCAACTCTATGCGTAAATGTCGGAGTGCACCGGAATGCACCCGACAGACGCCAGATTCGGTAAGCCCCATTTGGTGACCAATTTCCTTCATCGTTAATCCGGTGTGATAATAGGACTGAAGTACTTCTTGCTGGCGTGCCGATAATGTCTCAAGGGCCGCTGATAATGCCGCCTTCATTTCTGCGTCCGCACAGGCCACAAAAGGGTCCAGATAGTTAACATCCGGCAAAACATCACGAAGCGTACATTCATCTTCCCCTTGCCCAACCGGCTCGTCCAGACTAATTAGACGAGGATCACACCCTCCCACTCCCTCTATTTCATCAATGGGAACGCCCAATAGCGCAGCCAATTCCTGTGAAGTCGGTGGCGTCCCGTTTTTCTGAAGATGTTCTTCAACAATTTGTCGCACTTGATCTCGACGGGATCGAACAGACCGAGGAACCCAATCCATTGCCCGAATTTCATCTAACATCATGCCACGGATGCGATATTCGGCAAATGTTCTAAATTTGATATCCCGTGTTGGATCATAGCGCTTTAACGCGGACAACAAACCCATTGCCCCGGCGCTCGTCAAATCCTCGACATCCAGGGAAAAGGGATTCTTGAACGCCATAACTCCAGCCATCCGGCGAATGATCGGGAGAAACTCCAATAAAATCCGAGTAACATGTTCCTGATCAAGCCGGTCCTGCGCTTCTCCATTTTCTGCTTTGTCCTGACTAACTGAGCCAAGGCAAGACGAGTCGAGCTCTTTGATGCCAATTGCTGGCTCTGTGAAATGTTGCGCGTCATCGTCCATATTTCGGCCTTTCCTTGTGACCAAAAAAAAAGCGCCCAATTCCAGGGAATGGGCGCATGAACGAACGCATGGACCTACCAACACAGTTCGGTAACCAGACGAACCCTAAAACAACCACGCTCTCAGGGTTTCTTGGCTTTGCGCCCTACCCTCACGGATAGTTTGCCCTTGTCACCTGTTGAATTTGTTATCCGATAATCACAACCTTATGTAAGTGGTGAGTTTTTGAAATTTCCGATCCACTGTCTGCCTGAAAGCATTGGGGCCTCCTCTACCCTTCAAGCTCTGTCTCTGTGCAAGTGTTATCGGATTCAAGACAGGGGGAGTTAAGAAAAAACCTTGCGTGTTCATGAGGGAAATTGACAAATTCATACATTGCACAGCATCAGGAACAAACACTAATGGTGCCAGCAAACAAAGACGAAATTTTCAATCACACATTTTTCGGAGCAATCTTCAAGGCAATCGCGATTCCCTCATTTTAGCTTCAAAAAAAGGTTAATTCCGATGACCAAAAACATGGCTGTGGCAATCCAACTACCAATGATCGGTAACACCGCTCCATTGCGTCCTAAAACAATACCCACGGAATGTGCGGCCCAGAAGAAAAATCCAATTGCCAGAGTTTGCCCAAGCCCTTTCGCCACTCCCACCCCACGCACACCACTTCCTCGAAGACTCACCGAGATCCCTAGCAATGTCATCACCAGAGGAACGATGGAGTACGCAAAACGAGCCCAATAATCAGTTAAAAAACGATGAGGACTATGGCCATCTTCAATTACTCTCTGAATATAATCATGCAATTCATACAACGACATGTGCTCTGGAGACTGAGATAGCCAATTCTGAAAATCATCAGGCGTGAGAGAGAGGCGCAACACCTGCCGTGGCATGCCATTCACTTGCATGCGTTCTTCTTCCTGAAATGTTCGTTGAATCACATGCTCAATCACCCATTCCTCATCGACAAATGTTGCCCATTCCCCTTCAAGAATTCCCTTGAGATTGAAGCGATCATCGAGTGTGTACTGGTGAATACCATTCAAACGATGTCCATCCTCTGTCACCGAATCAATACGCAAAAGGTGATTTCGTCCCACCCTGAGCCACAAACCTTCCGGAGTGAGTGAGAGGGGCTCTGGTTTATTTTGAATCAGGACCGATTGGACATATTCGGCTTTGATATTGGCCAGAGGAATCAACACAGCCGTCAAACTCAGACCCACGACACTCACGAGCGCACCAAAAACAAAAAAGGGAATGGCAATTTGATAAAAACTTAACCCGCAACTGCGCATCGCCGTAATTTCACGAGTCCGGTTAAGCCCACCAACCGTCAAAATTGAGGCCATCAGGGCCGCCAGCGGGGCCAGTAAAAAGGCAATTTCAGGGATTCGATAGACAAAAAAGCTAAAAATAACCGTTAAGTCCGCATCATATTTTAAAAATTTTCTTAATTTTTCGAAAAAATCCACGACGAGATAAATCGTCAACACCGTTACAAGACACATCAGGAAGACCCGGCTAAATTTTCCAAACACATACCAAGAAATTTTCTTCATGATCTAAATCTGGTTGAAAAATTTCTTGATCATTGCTTTCGTGCTTGAAATAGTAAGAATCCTGTCAGGCAGGCCAGGATGATGTTTGGCATCCATGCGCCAGCTAATGGAGAAATCACCAAAGTCGTCACGAGAAACTCTCCCAGCACATTTAATAGATAAAACCCGATGACCACGAGAACCCCAATCGCAAACCCTCCGGCTTTTCCCGACCGCTTCGACACAATTCCGACCGGAACGCCCAATAAACCCAGCACAAAGGTGGCGACCGGAAAGGCCGTGTCTTTATGAAACTCTATTAATCGACGAAGGGCACCGGCATCCGTTCCACCCGATTCTTCCAATTGTTGAGTGAGGTCTTGGTAGGTTTTCCGTTTGGTTTTTTCTTTCACTGACGTAAATGGTGAAGATAGCCAAAAATCATAGGTATCAAAGGCGACCCGATGAAAACTATTGGCATCTTTGGGGATTTGATG contains:
- a CDS encoding cell wall hydrolase, coding for MTQTKDSTHSDDTLAALTIYLEARGESFAGKLGVAAVIRNRMTHKYHSDGTVKGTVLRAKQFEPWIGRNPNEVKFDQTNRKMQESLLAWRLVQDGRKVVDGAVLFYNPKLVKTPHWAQVNRKVAQIGGHEFFNKHTI
- a CDS encoding FliA/WhiG family RNA polymerase sigma factor, whose product is MDDDAQHFTEPAIGIKELDSSCLGSVSQDKAENGEAQDRLDQEHVTRILLEFLPIIRRMAGVMAFKNPFSLDVEDLTSAGAMGLLSALKRYDPTRDIKFRTFAEYRIRGMMLDEIRAMDWVPRSVRSRRDQVRQIVEEHLQKNGTPPTSQELAALLGVPIDEIEGVGGCDPRLISLDEPVGQGEDECTLRDVLPDVNYLDPFVACADAEMKAALSAALETLSARQQEVLQSYYHTGLTMKEIGHQMGLTESGVCRVHSGALRHLRIELKRIEDGGCSATRPKNLRKTRAGND
- the lptG gene encoding LPS export ABC transporter permease LptG; this encodes MKKISWYVFGKFSRVFLMCLVTVLTIYLVVDFFEKLRKFLKYDADLTVIFSFFVYRIPEIAFLLAPLAALMASILTVGGLNRTREITAMRSCGLSFYQIAIPFFVFGALVSVVGLSLTAVLIPLANIKAEYVQSVLIQNKPEPLSLTPEGLWLRVGRNHLLRIDSVTEDGHRLNGIHQYTLDDRFNLKGILEGEWATFVDEEWVIEHVIQRTFQEEERMQVNGMPRQVLRLSLTPDDFQNWLSQSPEHMSLYELHDYIQRVIEDGHSPHRFLTDYWARFAYSIVPLVMTLLGISVSLRGSGVRGVGVAKGLGQTLAIGFFFWAAHSVGIVLGRNGAVLPIIGSWIATAMFLVIGINLFLKLK